In Aegilops tauschii subsp. strangulata cultivar AL8/78 chromosome 3, Aet v6.0, whole genome shotgun sequence, one genomic interval encodes:
- the LOC141021074 gene encoding uncharacterized protein: MTKSKIIFDVFVEEMAQQRVMRQFGLLQLELPPPIENPVPAHIHRTTRKGMNRTTAEWLVRLEPYVIEWETANTNLWHANHNFDLDEFNLYLRRYMTGTRLRIVEYSHPEELPDPTPSDMYLSYDTSGSRQYAATLTRELYDDVTTFGRSLSSGPLLQHRPVVQPFLERIQNKIRTVYEAITCTRRTDVVQHEQEQPRHSMQRHQPRPRLAQQPTTRPPRPDQPGSSTWHPQHYGPTSSFVFSPQPQQHGPSSSFVFSPQPQQHGPSSFVFQPEQTSHPAGAYGYQASMSASHDTWGSDQHPEDNIQAQMSQHTQWMNMFSTPPPGPTQDTQHDQGESEIPPRHVRAPDRLGWSPIPDPPPRQARRRH, translated from the exons ATGACAAAATCGAAGATCATCTTCGATGTCTTCGTCGAGGAGATGGCACAACAGAGGGTTATGAGGCAATTTGGTCTTCTGCAGTTGGAGCTACCTCCCCCTATAGAGAACCCGGTGCCAGCACACATCCACAG GACGACAAGGAAGGGCATGAACAGGACAACTGCTGAATGGCTAGTTAGACTAGAGCCGTATGTTATAGAATGGGAGACAGCAAACACAAATCTATGGCACGCGAATCACAATTTCGATCTCGATGAATTCAATCTCTATTTGCGGCGCTACATGACCGGAACACGGTTACGCATTGTTGAGTACTCCCACCCAGAGGAGTTACCGGATCCTACTCCGTCGGATATGTACCTGAGCTATGATACTTCGGGCTCTAGGCAGTACGCG GCTACCTTGACACGCGAACTGTACGACGACGTGACCACCTTTGGACGATCACTATCGTCTGGACCTCTTCTTCAACATCGTCCAGTGGTACAGCCCTTCTTGGAAAGAATTCAGAATAAGATACGGACTGTGTACGAGGCTATCACGTGCACCCGGAGAACCGATGTTGTTCAgcacgagcaggagcagccgcgtcACTCCATGCAACGACATCAACCACGTCCACGCCTAGCACAGCAGCCGACAACCAGGCCACCCCGTCCTGACCAACCTGGCAGTTCTACGTGGCACCCGCAGCACTATGGTCccacgtcgagcttcgtgttttctccacagccacagcaacacggtccctcgtcgagcttcgtgttttctccacagccacaACAGCATGGTCCCTCCAGTTTCGTGTTTCAGCCAGAGCAGACGTCACACCCAGCAG GGGCCTATGGATATCAGGCGTCTATGTCGGCATCACATGATACGTGGGGGAGTGATCAACATCCCGAGGACAACATACAGGCTCAGATGTCGCAGCACACCCAGTGGATGAACATGTTTTCGACTCCTCCACCAGGCCCCACACAGGATACACAGCATGACCAGGGAGAGTCTGAGATTCCTCCTCGTCACGTTAGGGCACCCGACAGGTTGGGATGGTCCCCGAttccagatccgcctccccgccaggccagacgtcgtcactga